The following proteins are encoded in a genomic region of Terriglobales bacterium:
- the purF gene encoding amidophosphoribosyltransferase, which translates to MSLPFDKFHDECGVVGIYAHPEASTVAYLGLHALQHRGQESAGMVSSDGNLMHPHKAMGLVVDIFTHEVLAKLTGTLAIGHTRYSTAGDSALRNAQPIVVDCNKGLIALAHNGNLVNAHDIRSRLEKAGSIFQTTSDTEVIVHLIAQSREQTLPEAIADALRRVEGAFSLVLLTRDRLFAARDPHGFRPLSMGRIPQSDGQREDTIVFASETCAFDLVGATLERDVKPGEIVVVGPEGISSRFFAPEQPHTSCIFEHVYFSRPDSKVFGRPVNESREQLGRQLAREAPVEADIVVPVPDSGVAAAMGFSDESGIPFRMGLIRNHYVGRTFIEPEQSVRDFGVRLKLNPVRSVLSGKRVVLIDDSIVRGTTSRKIVRMVRDAGAQEVHLRISCPPTISPCFYGVDTPSKKQLIAANKSVEEIREYIGADSLSYLSFEGLKRACGEGEKTTYCTACYTGQYPTGWVDVLLEDVQAAPSIEPAKKG; encoded by the coding sequence ATGAGCCTTCCGTTCGACAAATTCCACGACGAGTGCGGCGTAGTCGGCATCTACGCCCATCCGGAGGCCTCCACGGTGGCTTACCTCGGGCTGCACGCGCTGCAGCACCGGGGGCAAGAGTCGGCGGGCATGGTCAGCTCCGACGGCAACCTCATGCACCCGCACAAGGCCATGGGCCTGGTGGTCGATATCTTCACGCACGAAGTTCTGGCCAAACTTACCGGCACGCTGGCCATCGGGCACACCCGCTACTCCACCGCCGGCGATTCCGCCTTGCGCAATGCCCAACCCATCGTGGTGGACTGCAACAAGGGACTCATCGCGCTGGCGCACAACGGCAACCTGGTGAACGCGCACGACATCCGCTCCCGGTTGGAGAAGGCCGGCTCCATCTTCCAGACCACTTCCGACACGGAAGTCATCGTGCACCTGATCGCCCAATCCCGGGAGCAGACGCTTCCGGAGGCCATCGCCGACGCCCTGCGCCGCGTCGAAGGCGCGTTCTCACTCGTCCTGCTCACTCGCGACCGCCTGTTCGCCGCCCGCGACCCGCACGGCTTCCGCCCGCTTTCCATGGGACGCATCCCGCAGTCGGACGGCCAGCGCGAGGACACCATCGTCTTCGCTTCCGAGACCTGCGCGTTTGACCTGGTGGGCGCCACCCTCGAGCGCGACGTCAAGCCGGGCGAGATCGTCGTGGTCGGGCCCGAGGGCATCTCCTCGCGCTTCTTCGCGCCTGAGCAGCCGCACACCAGTTGCATCTTCGAGCACGTCTATTTCTCGCGGCCGGACAGCAAGGTGTTCGGGCGCCCGGTGAATGAGAGCCGCGAGCAGCTCGGGCGCCAACTGGCCCGCGAGGCGCCGGTCGAGGCCGATATCGTCGTCCCGGTGCCCGATTCCGGCGTTGCCGCCGCCATGGGCTTCTCCGATGAGAGCGGCATCCCTTTCCGCATGGGCCTGATCCGCAACCACTACGTGGGCCGCACGTTCATCGAGCCGGAGCAGTCGGTACGCGACTTCGGCGTGCGCCTGAAGCTGAACCCGGTGCGCAGCGTGCTCAGCGGCAAGCGCGTGGTGCTGATCGACGACTCCATCGTGCGCGGCACCACCAGCCGCAAGATCGTGCGCATGGTGCGCGACGCCGGCGCCCAGGAGGTGCACCTCCGCATCTCCTGCCCGCCCACCATCTCCCCCTGTTTCTACGGCGTGGATACGCCCTCGAAGAAGCAGCTCATCGCCGCCAACAAGTCGGTGGAGGAGATTCGCGAGTACATCGGAGCCGATTCGCTCTCCTACCTCTCGTTCGAGGGTCTCAAGCGCGCCTGCGGCGAGGGCGAAAAGACCACCTACTGCACCGCCTGCTACACCGGCCAATACCCTACGGGCTGGGTGGACGTGCTGCTGGAGGACGTGCAGGCCGCACCATCGATCGAGCCGGCCAAGAAGGGCTGA
- the prmC gene encoding peptide chain release factor N(5)-glutamine methyltransferase: MQLRATLNAAIARLEAADVGSPRLNAEVLLMFVLGANRAHLYGHPERELTTEELARYDEVLTERSRGKPSQYITGHQEFWGLDFVVTPAVLIPRPETEHVVETVLELARGVERPRLIDVGTGSGCIALALAHELPQAEVHACDISAEALEVARANAVRLELAGRASFHQSDLLASLPVESAFDFVVSNPPYVGESEPEKVQREVREFEPKVAVFAGEKGLEVYERLIPQARCVLKPGGWLVVEIGYSIENAVRGLLEGWSEIRVTNDLQGIPRVVAARK, encoded by the coding sequence GTGCAACTGAGAGCAACCCTCAACGCGGCCATCGCGCGGCTCGAAGCTGCCGACGTAGGATCGCCGCGCCTGAATGCGGAGGTGCTGCTGATGTTCGTGCTGGGCGCGAACCGCGCCCATCTCTACGGTCACCCGGAGCGCGAACTCACCACCGAGGAACTGGCGCGATACGACGAAGTGCTCACCGAGCGCTCTCGCGGCAAGCCTTCGCAGTACATCACCGGCCACCAGGAATTCTGGGGGCTGGACTTTGTGGTGACGCCGGCGGTGCTCATTCCACGACCGGAGACGGAGCACGTGGTCGAGACCGTGTTGGAACTGGCCCGCGGCGTCGAGCGGCCGCGCCTCATCGATGTTGGCACCGGCTCGGGTTGTATCGCCTTGGCACTGGCGCATGAGTTGCCGCAGGCGGAGGTCCACGCCTGCGACATTTCCGCCGAAGCGCTCGAAGTAGCGCGCGCCAACGCCGTGCGTCTGGAGCTGGCCGGTCGCGCGTCTTTCCATCAGAGCGACCTGCTGGCCTCTTTGCCGGTCGAGTCCGCATTCGACTTCGTAGTCTCCAACCCGCCTTATGTCGGCGAGAGCGAGCCGGAAAAAGTGCAGCGCGAAGTGCGCGAGTTCGAGCCCAAGGTGGCCGTGTTCGCCGGGGAGAAAGGGCTGGAGGTCTATGAGCGGCTCATCCCGCAGGCGCGCTGCGTGCTGAAGCCGGGCGGCTGGCTGGTCGTGGAGATCGGTTACTCGATTGAGAACGCAGTGCGCGGGTTGCTCGAGGGCTGGAGCGAGATTCGTGTGACCAACGACCTGCAAGGGATTCCACGGGTCGTGGCGGCGCGCAAGTAG